Proteins encoded by one window of Winogradskyella sp. PG-2:
- a CDS encoding acetyltransferase, producing the protein MKNILIYGASGHAKMIVDIIHKNNRYKIIGFLDSFKPNNEDIYGYKIIGNLDDLTALIKLHNIEGIIIAIGDNFTRQNAFNKISKIAPQIEFVAVIHPTAVLANDIIIPKGTVIMPNAVVNANAKIGEFCILNTKSSLGHDSKMANFSSLASGAIISGNVKIGVCSAICISASIIQNITIGDHTVIGAASLVLKSIGDYKLAFGVPINIIKERNADSKYLG; encoded by the coding sequence ATGAAAAATATTTTAATTTATGGTGCTTCTGGTCATGCCAAGATGATTGTAGATATTATTCATAAGAATAATAGATACAAAATAATAGGGTTTTTAGATTCTTTTAAACCCAATAACGAAGATATTTACGGTTATAAGATTATAGGAAATCTAGATGATCTCACAGCCCTTATAAAATTACATAATATTGAAGGAATTATTATAGCTATAGGTGATAACTTCACAAGGCAAAATGCCTTCAATAAAATTTCTAAAATTGCTCCTCAGATAGAATTTGTAGCAGTAATACATCCTACTGCTGTATTAGCTAATGATATTATTATACCAAAAGGTACTGTAATTATGCCTAATGCTGTGGTAAATGCTAATGCAAAAATTGGAGAATTCTGTATTTTAAATACTAAGTCGTCTTTAGGGCATGATTCTAAAATGGCAAATTTTTCTAGTTTAGCCTCTGGCGCTATCATAAGTGGCAATGTAAAAATTGGTGTATGTTCTGCAATTTGTATTAGTGCTTCTATCATACAAAATATAACCATAGGAGATCATACAGTTATAGGTGCTGCTTCGCTAGTACTAAAATCTATTGGTGATTATAAACTTGCTTTTGGTGTTCCTATTAATATTATAAAAGAAAGAAATGCTGATTCTAAATATTTAGGCTAA
- a CDS encoding sugar-transfer associated ATP-grasp domain-containing protein: protein MQNTYWHRYYTGITGVFHEDYIPLDIFRSIISFRLNQKRQWPSLLDKNLTYKLFKEFKQPTRIVQNINGFYYVNEKIVDIKIAAEACNDKNKQYIIKPTLESGKGKMVEVFTVVNNITTIKNLNIFELFDLYHKDFIIQELVEQSNSLKILNPSSLNTLRIISYLNNDGVHILSSAVRIGEPGNRTDNFSGGGMFCGINDLGNLKSIGHTKSGEIKEKTLAGTLLKGCEIPNYDKVLKMVCDMHIKIPYFKIVSWDIGIDKSDMPMLI, encoded by the coding sequence TTGCAAAACACATATTGGCATCGATATTATACTGGTATAACTGGAGTTTTTCATGAAGATTATATACCATTAGATATTTTTCGTTCAATCATTTCTTTTAGATTAAATCAAAAAAGACAATGGCCATCATTACTAGATAAGAATTTAACTTACAAACTGTTTAAAGAATTTAAGCAACCGACTAGAATTGTTCAGAATATAAATGGGTTTTATTATGTTAATGAAAAAATAGTAGATATTAAGATTGCAGCTGAAGCTTGTAATGATAAAAATAAACAATACATTATTAAGCCTACTTTAGAATCTGGAAAAGGTAAAATGGTTGAAGTTTTTACTGTAGTTAATAATATAACAACCATAAAAAACCTAAATATTTTCGAACTATTTGATTTGTATCATAAAGACTTTATTATCCAAGAGCTAGTTGAACAAAGTAATTCATTAAAGATTCTTAATCCATCATCATTAAATACATTAAGAATAATCTCTTATTTGAATAATGATGGAGTCCATATATTGTCATCTGCAGTTAGAATAGGTGAGCCAGGAAATAGAACTGATAATTTTAGTGGAGGTGGCATGTTTTGCGGTATTAATGATTTAGGGAATCTTAAAAGCATAGGGCACACCAAAAGTGGGGAAATCAAAGAAAAAACACTTGCAGGCACTCTGTTAAAGGGTTGTGAAATACCAAATTATGATAAAGTCCTTAAGATGGTTTGTGATATGCATATTAAAATCCCGTATTTTAAAATAGTATCTTGGGATATTGGTATTGATAAAAGTGATATGCCAATGCTTATTTAG
- a CDS encoding sugar-transfer associated ATP-grasp domain-containing protein, whose translation MKFYYFLKSVFTKRIIYFQRRFDELRITIKTRRYMKSLMYKMNLPKLSSEEIKELKSFYKSNGYKLRNTYWHRYYKGINGEFHKNYMPYDLFSSIINPRLNQKRHWPALLDKNLTYNLFKDFSQPKRVVQNINGFYYIDNKIVDLQKAIDACKILKDKMIIKPTVGSGAGKMVNAFIIVNNKTTYKNYSLEKLFKIYNKDFIIQEFIEQSKIMKSLNPSSLNTLRIVSYLNEDGVHIVSSVLRIGKLGSDTDNFSTGGLFCGVSKNGNLKGKGYNPNGDVLTETSTGVVLKDCKIPHYIKVLDMVKSMHYLVPYFKIISWDIGIDKDELPVLIEYNTHRQGIDLQIADGPFLGDFTEEILALSLK comes from the coding sequence ATGAAGTTTTATTATTTTTTAAAATCAGTATTTACCAAACGTATAATTTATTTTCAAAGACGTTTTGATGAGCTCCGTATTACTATAAAAACAAGGAGATATATGAAATCTCTTATGTATAAAATGAATCTTCCCAAATTAAGCTCAGAAGAGATAAAAGAGTTAAAATCATTCTATAAATCTAACGGCTATAAATTAAGAAATACATATTGGCACAGATACTATAAAGGTATTAATGGTGAATTTCATAAGAACTATATGCCTTACGATTTATTTAGTTCTATTATAAACCCTAGATTAAATCAAAAAAGACATTGGCCGGCATTATTAGATAAGAATTTAACTTATAATTTATTCAAAGACTTTAGCCAACCAAAGCGTGTTGTTCAAAATATAAATGGGTTTTATTATATAGATAATAAAATTGTTGATTTACAGAAAGCAATTGATGCTTGTAAGATATTGAAGGATAAGATGATTATTAAACCAACTGTTGGCTCTGGTGCAGGAAAAATGGTTAATGCTTTTATAATAGTTAATAATAAAACAACATATAAGAATTATAGTTTAGAAAAATTATTCAAAATATACAATAAAGATTTTATAATTCAAGAGTTTATTGAACAAAGCAAAATAATGAAATCCCTTAATCCATCAAGCTTAAATACACTGCGTATAGTATCATATTTAAATGAAGATGGAGTCCATATCGTTTCTTCTGTTTTGAGAATTGGAAAGCTAGGAAGCGATACAGATAACTTCTCAACGGGTGGATTGTTTTGTGGTGTTTCTAAAAATGGAAATTTAAAGGGTAAAGGCTATAATCCTAATGGTGATGTACTAACAGAAACTTCTACAGGTGTAGTTTTAAAAGATTGCAAAATACCTCATTATATAAAAGTATTAGATATGGTAAAGTCAATGCATTATCTTGTACCTTATTTTAAAATTATTTCTTGGGATATAGGAATAGATAAGGATGAATTACCTGTCTTAATTGAATATAATACACATAGGCAAGGTATTGATTTGCAAATAGCTGATGGTCCTTTTTTAGGTGACTTTACTGAAGAAATCTTAGCTTTAAGTCTTAAATAA